The Metabacillus litoralis genome contains a region encoding:
- a CDS encoding MIP/aquaporin family protein, with protein sequence MTAFLGELVGTMILIIFGGGVVGGVVLKNSKAENSGWIVITFGWAMAVTFGVYAVGQISGAHLNPAVTLGLASIGDFPWSDVPSYIFAQMIGAFIGGVIVFFHYLPHWKATEDKGAKLAVFSTDPAIKSTPANLLSEIIGTFVLVLGLLTIGSNSFTEGLNPLIVGFLILAIGLSLGGTTGYAINPARDLGPRIAHFLLPIAGKGSSNWSYAWIPVVGPIIGGIYGALFYKQVFLGEGSAAFWVCTAIVVIIALTAFAKSKGHDATVSSHTKASV encoded by the coding sequence ATGACAGCTTTTTTAGGGGAACTCGTTGGTACGATGATTTTAATTATTTTCGGGGGAGGAGTAGTTGGAGGAGTTGTACTAAAAAATTCAAAAGCAGAGAACTCCGGATGGATAGTGATTACATTCGGTTGGGCTATGGCGGTAACATTTGGTGTTTATGCTGTTGGTCAGATAAGTGGAGCACATCTTAATCCAGCGGTTACATTAGGCTTAGCATCGATTGGAGATTTTCCTTGGAGTGATGTACCTTCTTACATTTTCGCCCAGATGATTGGTGCATTTATTGGTGGAGTTATTGTCTTTTTTCACTATCTCCCACATTGGAAAGCAACAGAAGACAAGGGTGCTAAGTTGGCCGTATTTTCAACAGACCCAGCGATTAAGTCTACTCCAGCTAATCTCTTGAGTGAAATAATCGGAACATTTGTTTTAGTACTTGGTTTACTTACAATTGGCTCTAATTCATTTACTGAAGGTCTTAATCCGTTAATTGTTGGTTTCTTAATTTTAGCAATCGGTCTTTCACTTGGTGGTACAACAGGCTATGCAATCAACCCAGCTCGTGATTTGGGACCTAGAATTGCCCACTTCTTGTTACCGATTGCAGGCAAGGGAAGTTCAAACTGGAGTTACGCATGGATCCCAGTTGTTGGTCCAATAATTGGGGGGATTTATGGGGCACTTTTTTATAAGCAAGTTTTCTTAGGTGAAGGCAGTGCAGCATTTTGGGTATGTACTGCTATAGTGGTCATTATTGCTCTTACAGCATTCGCAAAAAGCAAAGGACACGATGCGACTGTTTCTTCTCATACAAAAGCATCTGTTTAA
- the glpK gene encoding glycerol kinase GlpK, with the protein MEKYILSLDQGTTSSRAILFNKQGEIIHISQKEFTQHFPKPGWVEHDANEIWGSILSVIAQVLSETNVKPEQIAGIGITNQRETAVVWDKTTGLPIYNAIVWQSRQTSGICEELKSQGYNDLFREKTGLLIDAYFSGTKVKWILDHVDGAREKAEKGDLMFGTIDTWLIWKLTGGAAFVTDYTNASRTLMYNIHELKWDDELLDILTVPKSMLPEVRPSSEIYGHTVDYHFFGQNVPIAGVAGDQQAALFGQACYQEGMAKNTYGTGCFMLMNTGEKAVKSEHGLLTTIAWGLDGKVEYALEGSIFVAGSAIQWLRDGLRMFKDASDSEGYAEKVDSTDGVYVVPAFVGLGTPYWDSDVRGAVFGLTRGTQKEHFVRATLESLAYQTKDVLTAMEADSGITLKGLRVDGGAVKNNFLMQFQSDILGVSVERPVIEETTALGAAYLAGLAVGYWKDREEISKQWNINRTYEANMTNEERDRLYNGWKKAVNATMAYK; encoded by the coding sequence ATGGAAAAATATATCTTATCACTTGACCAAGGTACAACAAGCTCACGAGCTATACTTTTTAACAAACAAGGAGAAATCATTCATATATCACAAAAGGAATTCACTCAGCACTTTCCAAAGCCAGGATGGGTTGAGCATGACGCTAATGAGATATGGGGATCTATCTTATCCGTTATTGCGCAAGTTTTATCTGAAACGAATGTGAAGCCGGAGCAGATTGCGGGTATAGGGATTACAAACCAACGTGAAACTGCAGTTGTATGGGATAAAACAACAGGACTTCCTATATACAATGCAATTGTTTGGCAATCACGACAAACTTCTGGAATTTGTGAGGAATTAAAATCACAAGGATATAATGACTTATTCAGAGAAAAAACCGGTCTTTTAATCGATGCTTACTTTTCAGGCACGAAAGTAAAATGGATACTAGATCATGTAGACGGCGCAAGAGAAAAAGCAGAAAAAGGAGATTTAATGTTCGGTACAATTGATACATGGCTCATCTGGAAGCTAACTGGTGGAGCAGCATTTGTAACTGACTACACAAATGCGTCAAGAACGCTAATGTATAATATCCATGAATTAAAATGGGACGATGAGTTATTAGATATCTTAACTGTTCCAAAATCAATGCTTCCTGAAGTACGTCCTTCTTCGGAAATATACGGACATACGGTTGATTATCACTTCTTTGGTCAAAATGTACCAATCGCAGGGGTGGCCGGTGACCAACAAGCTGCGTTGTTTGGGCAGGCATGCTATCAAGAGGGCATGGCTAAAAACACATATGGCACAGGATGCTTCATGCTTATGAACACAGGTGAAAAAGCTGTAAAATCTGAGCATGGTCTTTTAACGACCATTGCATGGGGATTGGATGGAAAGGTCGAATACGCTTTAGAAGGAAGTATATTCGTTGCAGGCTCAGCGATTCAATGGTTACGGGATGGTCTTAGAATGTTCAAAGATGCATCCGATAGTGAAGGATATGCTGAAAAGGTAGACTCAACAGACGGTGTGTACGTTGTCCCTGCATTCGTAGGTCTAGGAACGCCTTATTGGGATAGTGACGTTAGAGGAGCGGTGTTTGGGTTAACACGCGGAACACAAAAGGAGCATTTTGTTCGGGCAACATTAGAATCATTAGCGTACCAAACAAAGGATGTTCTTACTGCAATGGAAGCGGATTCGGGAATTACCTTAAAAGGACTTCGTGTTGATGGTGGGGCTGTAAAAAATAATTTCTTAATGCAATTTCAAAGTGATATTCTTGGCGTTTCAGTGGAAAGACCTGTTATTGAGGAAACAACTGCATTAGGTGCTGCCTATTTAGCAGGGCTTGCTGTAGGTTATTGGAAGGACCGCGAAGAAATTTCAAAGCAATGGAACATCAACCGTACCTATGAAGCTAATATGACAAATGAAGAAAGAGATCGCTTATACAACGGCTGGAAAAAAGCTGTGAATGCAACAATGGCATATAAATAA